Genomic DNA from Paramisgurnus dabryanus chromosome 11, PD_genome_1.1, whole genome shotgun sequence:
CAGTGTTTGAGAGcaattttttattgtatttaaaaGTAGAAAATTGCATATAAAGgttttaaaatcttaaaattattttaattacaaaATACAGTGATtgttaaagtcgcaatgaaattgaaatgaaaaactatatatgtatttttaatagtgtggtattattaacaaatgacttatctgtgagcttcattattttttaaaaattcgtgtgtgctcataatctttaatcaaaaatgcaaatctcctcccctcctcaaaacgatctctcttcacttccggtcaaaagtatggcaggtgggcggggtccgggagaagatcgcagtgattagcaattagcaacacgacccaacttcaaacgatccaatcagatctcgatggacaaatacaaatccagccctgccttatttcatctcaaaagccgtttcattcggatatacgtcaccacggggaaaataaggcaatcgctacttccgtttcatggcgactttaaccaAATTATTTGCAATACGAGTTTTTCTTTGAGCAGTTTCATTGCGTTTTCCTTCATTTTCCTATATcctacactttaaaaagtaaaggtTCTAAAATGAACCTTTTGAAGTTCCTGGAGATTGCAACTGTGGGGGAACCTTTAAGGTTCATTTTTGAACCTTTTTGAAAAGGTTCCAATTAGAACCCTCTTTTGAAGGTGCTTTAAAGAACCAGCAGAGATCCTTTTTGAACCTTTTTAAAGACattattatatacatataattattattattattattactattattatagTATTTTTAATTACTACCATTACACTTTTTCATAACAGACACAACATGACTCTTCATTAAATGTTTATTGCATACACAACATGACAGCGCTTTGAGCAAATAGGTGgaagacaaaacattttctaataAACAACCTTAATAATTCTCAAAATCATTCAGCAATTTCATTCAACATTTAAAAGAATGTAACCGAATCATTGTtatcttttaaatatataatcaaAATAATGTTGATTTCTTACATCGGCAGTCTTTACACTTGTCCATTTTAATAACTGCAagtgacatttttgttttgtttcgttGCATACATAACATGACATCACACAAGACAAAATATTCtctaaaaacaacttaaataatTCAGTCAATCATTCAACAAGttcatttaacatttaacagAATGATTCCTTCCACATCATGTATTTACACCCCACTCTAtgcatttacataaacatacaTTCATTTAAACAAGAAATTGGCCATTTTAATGACTGCAGGTGGCATTTTCGTTGTGTCATTATGGCACATTAAATACTTCTCAATGAATGTTAGAGTATTTCTCATCTTTGGAGCATATTCAATGTTGAAGATGAAGTGGACTGCTATTAGAACCACAAGAGCTATGGTGACATCATCTACCTCACAGACTTTCTCACCTTCCATCATTATCTCCTGGATTGAATCTGCACCCAAAGGGCTTCCTTTTATATATAGAACCGGGTTGGGTGTATTTGGTACCTAAACAAGAAAGTGATAATGTTACACAAGGCTCATACTTAGTGGgtttaatattatataaaaaaaatacttttaaaccTTTCCAACTTCCCAGTTCATAttcttttttatgattttttaccTGTCACAATATACCGGCTTTaaaaatttgatattgaaaGATGGGGCCCAAAAAAGCAGTTGAAAAAGGAATATTAAACTATTTAAAGATAAACCGACCCACATACACTTACCTCATTAATGACATAAAGGAATCTTGGGCTCTCCTTAAAAAGAAATGGAAGCAACAGGGCAGCAGCAGCCAATGAGAGACCTTTAatgaaaaattatgaaattgcACATGACATATTGTGTCACTTTTTATTGTCATTCTTAGTCTTATGCTACATTACCTCTGTGTGCCAAATCAACGTAggcttgttttgttttattcaatTCGGTACAGATATCCACTCCAACCTGTCTTCTGTGGCACTCATTAATCACTTTCTGTGCCACCAGGCCTAGATTCTTCAGGATGTTTCTTTCAATATCTGTGTCAAGTATGCTTTGGACCTCAAATGCAAGCTGTTAGAATACAATAACAATATTAAAAGatacaatatttattttcttgCTTTTTAATTTTGAACAATATTCTACTTACAACCAAAGGGACTTTAAGGGCTTGATATCGTGTTAATGTATCCTTTGTTGGGTTATGTTTTATGAAGTCTGTCCTCTCATTCCTTGTCCGTGCCATGTAGTCCACTAAAAGTTTGATATTTGGTGTTTTTTTCAAGCattctgttttcattttttcCAAGTGGACCCCGATGCTGTAATCATCTTCCCCTGACTCAGACTACCCACAAAAAcaaatgtatgcatttattaaaggtagggtaacagatttgatcctgaaacatttttagttatgctggttaaaagtctcctcacatcctgatagc
This window encodes:
- the LOC135730144 gene encoding sterile alpha motif domain-containing protein 3-like is translated as MKTECLKKTPNIKLLVDYMARTRNERTDFIKHNPTKDTLTRYQALKVPLVLAFEVQSILDTDIERNILKNLGLVAQKVINECHRRQVGVDICTELNKTKQAYVDLAHRGLSLAAAALLLPFLFKESPRFLYVINEVPNTPNPVLYIKGSPLGADSIQEIMMEGEKVCEVDDVTIALVVLIAVHFIFNIEYAPKMRNTLTFIEKYLMCHNDTTKMPPAVIKMANFLFK